The sequence GgtgcacagaaacacatgtagctggaacaccaatgtacataaaatgaaagaagtcttaagaaacaaaacaaacaacagcaaagaacCAGCAACAGCAATGAGATATTACCTCTCATCCATTAGCATGGCTAATCTTAAAAAGCCCAAAAGAAGCCTGGCacggtggcatgtgcctttagtcccagcacttgggaagcagaggcaagtggatttctatgagtgtggggccagcctggtctacacagtgagtttcagggcagccaatGCTGGATagggagaccctgactcaaaaaaaaaaaaaaaaaaaaaaaaaaccctaaatagatagattaaaagaaaaagtaaagaaatggttttttgtttgtttgtttgtttgaaagtgTTAGCATTTAATTGGCCTCCCTGAGTGGCTTCAAGCACCTCCAACACCCTTTATCTTCTCAGCTCTTCTGCTGAAAAATTTGGCTTTCACGATGACAGGCTGCTTAGGGAGCTTTCCTTTCCCCAGAACTTTGTAGTAGCCCGATCGCACGACATCAATGATGGGAGCAACTCCAGTCTTGTTCTTGGCAGTGTTGACCCGGGTCTGCTCACTGACCAGCGTCCACAGTTTATCGAGGTTGACAGTCGGGCAGAAGCTCTGGTTCCTCTTTAAGTGGTAATGCCTCATCCCAACTTTCCCGAAGTAACCTGGATGATATTTGTCGAAGTTGATcctgtgatgatgcatgcctccAGCATTCCCGTGTCCTCCTGGATGCTTGTGGTGTTTACCGATGCGGCCATGGCTGTGGCTCACGTGGCCCCGGAGTTTCCAGGTCTTCCTCAGTCTGGATGGCATGGCggtggcagaaaggaaagagcaaaagTAAAGAAATGTTAACAAGGATGTGTAGCAGTTGGTGTTTGTGCAATATGCAATGGTGCGATGCTTGTGGAAAGTAGTTGTGGTAATTCCTGAaaactaattaaataaattaaagtaacagttgataataataaattaacaTACATATTAGCATATACACTTCTGggtataataaaaacaaagtctaATAGAGTTGGTTACATATGCATGTCAATCAATCAAGGCGTTATTTGTACAACCTCAGTGTCCATCAATAAATTAGTGGgtaaaaagagtgtgtgtgtgcacgcgcgtgcacacatgcacgcacatgtgcctGTTTGGCCTGTATGTATGATGGAAAGTTACTAGTCTTGGAAAAAAAGGAACTTCTGACACATGTTGCAGCATGGGAGACCTTAGATGACATGGTGTCTGCAAAGATGATATCtgcaaaaagcaaaatgaaaaactcACCATGATTCTACTTCATTGAGATGCCTTTAGTAGTCTGACTCACAGAGACCGAACGTAGCAGGAGGTGGAGAGTAGCAGGCCACAGGGAGGTCCTGTTTAATAGATACATAGTTAATACATCACTAAAGATCCTGAATTTGCACAACAGTGTGGATAGCTGTATAACCTATAACCTACTGGAATGTACACTTGTTTAGGTGGCGATGTTTACATTGTGTATGTTttagcacaatttttttttaaactttgttagATTAGGTTTTGATGTGTATAGATtctttctctgcatgtatgtacatgtaccatgtgtgtgcctggtacccgtGGAAGTCAGAAAGAGCCTTCGGATctcctggaattgaagttacagatggccgtgagacactatgtgggtgctggaaatcaaacctggttcTTCTGAAAGAGCAAGAAGTTCTTtgaaccactaagccatctcttcagtccctactTATGAATTACTTAATCAGTTTcctttttgagatagcatctctctGTGTTGTCCCTCATGGTTGATCCAAAGCTTActcttagaccaggctagcctcaaactcacagagaaccttctgcctctgcttcttgagtgctgggattaaaggcatgtatcataATGTCCCAACCAGTTACAAATTTGAAAAGATgtcaaataaaattgaaaagccTAGCAGATACCAGTCACCTTTCTTTGTTTGTGAGGACAGATGTGTATGTAGGTTGCAGCtggcttttttaaatatttgggaaAGATTCATATCACATAGAGTCTCCAGtaacttctctccccctccccctcctaatCCATTTA is a genomic window of Chionomys nivalis chromosome 12, mChiNiv1.1, whole genome shotgun sequence containing:
- the LOC130884623 gene encoding 60S ribosomal protein L27a-like, which produces MPSRLRKTWKLRGHVSHSHGRIGKHHKHPGGHGNAGGMHHHRINFDKYHPGYFGKVGMRHYHLKRNQSFCPTVNLDKLWTLVSEQTRVNTAKNKTGVAPIIDVVRSGYYKVLGKGKLPKQPVIVKAKFFSRRAEKIKGVGGA